The Musa acuminata AAA Group cultivar baxijiao unplaced genomic scaffold, Cavendish_Baxijiao_AAA HiC_scaffold_1137, whole genome shotgun sequence genome segment ACTATTAAAGACAAATATGCAAAATGCTAAAGAAGTTGTCATTCCACTCTCTACTACTAAGTCAGTCAAATTATATGATGGTAGTCCTACTACAAATCCCATACAATACCGATAAATACTTGGCTCTTTACGGTATTTATCCCTCACACGTCCAAACATCTCACTTAcaatcaacaaattatcataatttaagcATCGACCctccactattaattggtttataATAAAACGAGTCTTATGATATCTAAAAAAGATTTTATCATGGattttttcttcataaacactCATCACTTCATCTTCGTGCCTTCGTCAATATTGAATGGGTAGGCAATATTGATGATACGACATCTACCCAGGGTATATTGTCTTCTTTGGAGCAAATCTAATTAATTAGATTTTTAAGAAGTAAAAGTTAGTCGTAAGGTCCACATCTGAAACTAAATACTGAGTCATCAATACTATTGCTACAGAACTTAATTTGGTTACTAATCTGCCACAAGAATTTGACATCAACTTCAAattcactcctacaatatattgtaatAATGTCGGTGCTACCTACCTATGCGCCAATCTAATGTTCCACTCATGCataaaacatattgctatcgacttctaTTTTGttagagatcaagttgtcagatatCAACTACGTATTTCTCACGTGTATATATTGATCAACTAGCAGATCTCCTCACAAAATCTTTCAcccgtaaaatatttcaattacatcGGTCTAAAATTGATATGCTCGACAGAAGTTCACTCTTGCGAGGGCATGATAGAAAAAATCTCATATTTGAATAACTGATTGATCATGATAGAAAAAATCTCTCACTCCAAATATGTATAAATACTTATCGAATATTTATTGTctctttcataatatagaaattgtTGAGGAAGGAAGATAGAGACGTACCCAAAGTGCTCCCAGCCGAAGCACGTCATGGGGCTTCGAGGCCACACCGGTGCCGTCGAAATCATCCGACAAGCTCCGTGATGACAAGGTGCCGGGTTTGGAGTTCTTCCGAGATGAGGAGTGGGTATCAAGTGGAGGTGGTGAGCAACGGCATCTAACCTACAAGAGCGTTCGTCACCGAGTTCTTGCGGTCAAGTACGGCAGTCGGCCATCCATTGCTACGTTCTACAATCCCGGCGCTAATGCCGTCATTTCTCCAGCTCCGAAGCTTGTGTACCCCAATCGCTACACTACCTTCAAGTTCTCCGACAAAGTGGCCAGGTTTCAGACCATGAAGGAGAAGTACGTGCCATCGTAGGACCGCAATGCTTGGAGTACGGCGCTGCTATAGTTCGTCTTCATCTCCGCTGACAAATCGGACGTTCCCACGTCAGCGTCATCTGTAAAGCGGGATTTTTCCGTATTCGATGTTGAATTCAAATTAACATTTTCCGTAAACTTTCCATCTTGAATTTAAATTGGGCCCATCACGACGTGCCGCATTCGACGATGGCTGTTGGTCCAACTAATGGCTGTTAATACAACGGAATCGAGCCGTTGCATATAAAAGCATGGTTGCAGTTATCTCGTTCTCACCTATTTCTATCTTTCTCGTCTTTCGGCTTCAGGAATCTCTTCTCCTCCACCTTCCCCCAATTCCTTCACCGGAAATGACGACCTACGAGACGCTCCCGATCTCCACCTCCTCTCCAGGCTTCGTATCGCTCACCACGTGGTGTCCCTGGCGGGAGCTCGCCGACGTCCGCGCCCTCGGTCGCCCGGCCGGCCTCGGCGAGGCCTACATTCGGATCCGAACCAACGCCGCCCGCTTCTCCATGAACTATGCCATCATCGTCCTCCTCTTCGTCTTCCTCAGCCTCCTCTGGCACCCTCTCTCCCTCATCGTGTTTGTCGCCTCCATGGCCGCCTGGCTGTTCTTCTACTTCCTCCGGGGCGAGCCCCTCGTCGTCCTCGGCTGGGTTATCAGGGACCGGGTCGTCCTGATGGGCCTAGCGGTGGTGACGCTGGTTCCGTTGCTGAAGACCAACGCGACGGCCAACATACTGATATCGCTGTCGGTCGGCCTGCTCCTGGTGGTGGTACACGCGGCGCTGAGGCGGACCGACTACGCTATCGTGGAGGCGGAGGGGCCGTGCTACGCCGCCGTCGGATCTGCTCCAGCGTCTGTGCAGTCTTCGAGATGACAAAGTAAGTGTCTCTCTTCGAATGCCCACTACTTGTTTCTGCAATTTGCATCGATCGCTACTACTGTAGGCGTGTCTACTTATTTTAGTTTGTgccataatttttgcattttagttatgaattatatatatatgttacatGTCGTTTCCTAACAGCttatacttttaacgttattgattatctaatttaaatttttatcatgcttcttatatttaacatttttatgGATTATTATTGGATGAAATGTTTAGTTGATTTaagtttttatttcttttaaacaTAGCTGGAGTGCACTTTAATTATCGGTTCATGTTTGATTCTGTGGCAATATCATTAGGTTAAGTCCCTCTCTTTTGGCACGAGTGATGTTTCGGCATCATCGTAATGTTCGATGCTAATTGAGAGCTGTTCTCTTTTGCTCCACTTGTGACGCGAGTCTTCAAGCAACGGGAATAAAGGGTAAAATAGAAGAACAAGATCGTAGAACTGGCCATCTGGAAGAGTCGGTTGCAAGATTCCGGTATAGCTGGCAATGGGACTCATGCGACTACCACATGGTGGAATGGCGAACAACCTATCCGCTCTGTGGCTCCGTTTCCTACTGACACGGGTCATTACGATTCAATGGCTAGCTAGTGGGCCGTGATGCACGAACGCCGAAATGaatcatatattttataataggAGTAATATTTTTATGAGGATTAAAATGAGAATTAAAGATTTTTCACGAGAtagaaaaaaagggggaagagtaGATCGATTTACtattaagataataataataattattattattataggaatctgaatttgattatgattaaAACTAAATATTATTTAGAGCTCGAGTTTACTTAACCATGAAGTCGTGGATAAGTTTTTTGGTTTGATATCTATCATGGATTTTAACTCAAATTGTTATGTGAGAAATGATTGAAAGAGAGGATTAGAAGAATAGTCTCATAGATAGATATTGAGAAAGCCAAGTGACATATATATTGAGTTTCATCCGTAATTTGATTGGTGTttgactttatatatatatgaaccatcaatttgatttaaatttattattaatagatttttaatatcaataaaatataCAATATGGGTGAGGAATAAAGAGAACTATTGAAGTTCTTCTAGTTactattcttttatttattatcatatatatatttttataatattagcgTTTTGAGTTTCTTTCTCCTCTCTTATTTTTGGATTTCTCTCTCTAAACAAGTGATATTAGTTCTCCTCCACGCGAGGCAATAGTACATTAATTCGGCTAAAAAGAGGAAATTCTCGATATTATCATAGGCTGTTAACGCCATCAAATTCATGTTCATATCTTGTAGCTGTAGACTCTCCAAGAAGAATGGCCGAGGTTGGGACCATTCACGATGTTGACTAGAGAAGGCGAGTGGAAATGCTGAATCGCACAAGGAAAAGGCTAAAACACAACGAACAAACTTTATCACCCAGTCAAATCCGCCGTCTCATGTTCTCCTCAGCAATTGTACTGACACGATGCATAATAACATCTGTGGCATTGTATGACTCTGATAAGAATAATAGAATTGGGCtccatgctgctgctgctgctgctgctactgagCCATCGAATCAAAAGCGATTGGTCAAGATCGATGGGCTGGTGAAGATTGTGACGGGCTCGCGGTTGCTCCTCGTCCCAGCACATCAGCGACAGCTCTGGCCACAGCTTCCATGAACGACGCCTCGTCCCAATCACCCACCTGTTGTTACACCAAACAACTTAGACTTCCTCACTCTTAAAGACTAAACCCATAACCTTTTTCTCCTTAAAAGACGAAAGGCCAGTGTTGGGCGATAGTTCCCAAGGAAGCTTCCTGTAATGTCTCCAGCTCGTGCATTCCTACATCCCGGGCGTGTGAAGGTAGGCAAGCGTTTGAATCTTATTAGTTCATCAAGCCATCCATGCACCGATGTAGCAGTAGCAAGTAGCAACCACCACAGCAGCCGGAGAAAAGATGTCTTATCGGTCATGGGTTAGCTGTTCAGCTTTTACTACGCGGCTGAACTCTCCTTCCCTCACAGAAGAAGATCGGTAAACAGTTCTCATTCGCGCAGTTATAAAGATAGAGAAGACTTGCTCAACACCCATACCTTTTCTCGTAGCCGGAGGTTGAATCTTGCACATGTATACTTCCGTGGCGGCATCGTGCTCGCGGCCACCGATGCCAACGTCACGTCTTTGCTCATCCCTTTCAGGCATTCGAGTGTACGGACGACCAAATCTGTCATGTCACATTCTTCCCTTACGACCAGCCTGAGGTTGATTTGTTGGGATTCTGATGCGTTAGAGTCGTCGGCGCCGGATCGGCTGATCTCGACTCGTACTCTTTCATCTGAATCGGTAACTCCATCGGCGTCGTCGGTAGGCCGAAACTGCAGTTCTAGCATTTGGTTCCTCTCCTGGAGCTCGGAGACTCGAGCTTTCAAGGAGTTCAGATAGTTCTTCGTGTTTGCCAGCACTGATGTCTTGTCCTTCTGTGACGTGCGGAATCCAGAAAAGAGAATGAGTTCCTGGATCTTTGGGAAAACCCACGCATTACGGAGATCTAATCTACGTTAATTGCCAGTTAATTTGTACCTTCGACCCCGGCGGAAGAAGCAGCCTGAGAGCATGAAAGTTTTGATTAAGCTTCTCCCGACGCCTGCGCTCCGATATCATATGGTGCAACTGGTCGCTTGTCGGCCGGTGTTCCTGCGTCGGAGCTTCCATCCTCGCCGTGCTTATGCTTCTCAGCACGTCGATCCCCTTCTTAATCATTCTTTGGCCAGCCACGTTCGGCGTGGCCTCGACTCTCATAGCACCGGTCGGATTGAAAGCCTCGAATGCCCCACCCGGATGGTGTCGTTGCAGCACTAATTGCTGGTACATGagcggagaagaagaggaggacggCAAAGACATAAGGTTGCAGGTTGGCATGGCCATTTGGTGCGGCAGAACCACGTCAGGCATGAAAGCGGCGGCACCTGCTATGGTCGGGAGAAGAGACGAGCTCTCGGGACTTCCCGCCGATGGAGACcgcagcgacgaggaggaggacga includes the following:
- the LOC135670962 gene encoding PRA1 family protein F3-like yields the protein MTTYETLPISTSSPGFVSLTTWCPWRELADVRALGRPAGLGEAYIRIRTNAARFSMNYAIIVLLFVFLSLLWHPLSLIVFVASMAAWLFFYFLRGEPLVVLGWVIRDRVVLMGLAVVTLVPLLKTNATANILISLSVGLLLVVVHAALRRTDYAIVEAEGPCYAAVGSAPASVQSSR
- the LOC103973082 gene encoding putative transcription factor bHLH041; the encoded protein is MHSYTPSSFPSHLLPEIIEHDHADLISSRSSRYTSSMDSFFLLTAEARGRFLQIAGSLLGCTYVCAWSPDLYHPAANHLISTDGWHREEDGGHASSSSGTGSVSSRLFDAYRRCVCGIRRGCIPGLAYEGGLTYAEFSGDDLMNLASIHVQRQFYQEAGIKTAVFVGCRSGEIELGMTTPPNLELQMDICQVFGEEFIRQWQLQSGDHLIPPPEQSWRSSSSSSLRSPSAGSPESSSLLPTIAGAAAFMPDVVLPHQMAMPTCNLMSLPSSSSSPLMYQQLVLQRHHPGGAFEAFNPTGAMRVEATPNVAGQRMIKKGIDVLRSISTARMEAPTQEHRPTSDQLHHMISERRRREKLNQNFHALRLLLPPGSKKDKTSVLANTKNYLNSLKARVSELQERNQMLELQFRPTDDADGVTDSDERVRVEISRSGADDSNASESQQINLRLVVREECDMTDLVVRTLECLKGMSKDVTLASVAASTMPPRKYTCARFNLRLREKVGDWDEASFMEAVARAVADVLGRGATASPSQSSPAHRS